A stretch of DNA from Desulfosarcina ovata subsp. ovata:
ATCGCCGGCGGGAAGATCGTACCCCGATCCGGCGGCCAGTCCATCGTCTATCACGACCCGTGCTACCTGGGCCGGCGCAACCGTATTTTCGACGCCCCCCGCAACGTGATTGGCCGCCTGGGCCGGCTGGTGGAGATGCCCCGTCATGGGGCGGAGAGTTTCTGCTGCGGCGGCGGGGGCGGTAACTACTGGGCCGAGGAGGTGGGCACGCGCATCAACCAGGTGCGCAGCAAAGAGGCCCTGGACACCGGGGCCGAGCGCATTGCCACGGCCTGCCCCTTCTGCCTCTTGATGATCACCGACGGCACCAAGAAGTTCACCGAGGAGCCCAAGGCCTTCGACATTGCCGAACTGGTGGCCGAAGGGCTGGAATAATTGACCAAGGAGAAAACCATGGCAAAGAAAAAAATTGGCGTACTCTTGTCGGGCTGCGGTGTATTCGACGGGACCGAAATCCACGAGGCCGTGCTGACCCTGCTCTACCTGGACCAGCAGGGCGCCGAGGCGGTCTGCATGGCTCCGGACATCGACCAGGCCCACGTGATCAACCATTTGACCCAGGCCGAAACCGACGAGACCCGCAACGTATTGGTGGAGTCGGCGCGCATCGCCCGGGGCGAAATCCGGAACCTGGCCGAGGTCACCGCTGACCAGATCGATGCCCTGATTCTGCCCGGCGGGTTCGGTGCGGCCAAGAACCTGAGCGAGTTCGCCTTCAAGGGGCCAGACGGTGCGGTTAACAATCAGGTCCAGCAACTGCTCGAGGCAATGATCACAGCGGGCAAACCCATTGGCGCCCTGTGCATCGCCCCGGCCACCGTGGGCATGGCCCTCAAGGAAAAAAAGCCCTTGCTGACCGTGGGCAGCGAGGAGGGCGTGATCGGCGCCATGGCCGCCATCGGTGTCCGGCACCAGCTCTGCACGGTGGATGACATCGCCGTTGACGAGACCCATAAAATCGTCACCACGCCCGCATACATGCTCGGTCCCGGCATCAAGGACGTCGCAGCCGGCATTGAAAAACTGGTTAAAAAAGTGATCGCCTTGGCATAGACCGGACCGGAGGAGGCATACAGAACCAGGGTGCCATTCAATATAGCATTCAAGATAATGTTTTTGGGTTGCGTTATTGGTCGTCGCATTATGGGTTATACAGCCTCCCCTCAAGGCCTTGCCAATGACATTATCTTAAACTAAGGTGCGTTATGATCCACAGGCCAATGCCTTCGTCAATCCCGACGCCCGCTGATGAAATCAACCGGATCGTTCCCGGTGAACCGGCGCGCCCCCTTATCGACGCGGAAAAACTGTTTCGCCGGTTGCCGATGCTGGCACTCACGGAGGGAGAAAACGCCGTCGACCTGATCGCTTATGAAGTGTTGAATCTGCTGATGACCGGCGTTCAGGCCGACATCGGCCAGATCAACCTGCTGCCCAAGGGCGGCCGGGTGGAAAAAGTGTGTATCGTCAAGGATGGCGTCCCCTGGTTGAGAAAAGAGATGAAACTGCATTTGCTGGATCCCACCCAGGGGTTTACCGGAACGGTAATGGAGACGGGCAGACCGCTGGTTACCAGGGACATCTGGGCGACCCCGCCACCAGGCCGGCGCAACCCGTTTTTGGATCTTTTCCCCTCCATGGATCCCCATTACGTGGCCGCCATTAAAGAACCCGTGTCCAGCACCATGATCATGCCCATCAAACGGGGCAACGACGTTTTCTGCACCATAGAATTGAGCCGCTATCGCGGGAAAACGGCGTTCGGCCACATCGAGAAACAGCCCGTTGAGGAATTCGTCAGCCGCTACGGGTCGCTGATCATGGACTATATCCTGGACATCAAAAACCGCACGGCCATTCGCATCGCCCATCAGAAGCTCAATATTATGGCCCGACTGATCGCCTCAAACGCGAGGGTAGACTATACCGATGCCGTAACTCCGTATCGATCTCTTTCTTCAGCGGATTTGGGATTTGCCTTTTTTCGGCGAGGAGGCCGTAACAGTTCCACCGAACTTACTCTGGTGGCATGGCAGGGAGATGAGGTCCAGGAAGTCTATTTCCCTGACTTTATTCCTTCATCCGATAGCATCCTTTCCGACAGTTCGGACATTTCGTATCCTTTTGAAGGTCAAGCACGGGATCGAAGAATGTTGCGATTTCGGGATCGGGTTAAGAACTACACGGGGGTCAAGAAAAAAGAACAGCGATTTTTGTTGGACTGTATCGATAAAATTGGCTCATATGTCATTTACCCCCTGCATATACTCAATCAGGACTTGGGTGCCATCTATCTGGCTTCCCATCGAATTCAGTTTTGGAACTACCTGCACATGAACCCGTTCCTTTCGCTTTATAACTCTCTTTTGAAATCTTTTTTGCTGAACGAAAGGGCGACGCATCACTTATCTGAAATCAGTTTGCGTATTCACAATCCGGGATTTTACTGCTTCGGGGCCTTGAAAGCGGCATTGGCCAAGAAGTATCCAGAAATCCTTTTGGATAAAGAGGTGACCCATTCACTTTACAGCCTTGAGTCTCTCTTATCCGAACTTCATGATCAAGTCGATATCTTAAAGTTTCGTACTAAAAATATCCATCTACCTACCTGGATAAGGGCTTTTTTCAGTCAAAAAATGGCTCATTATCCTGAGTTGGATATCAACCTAAAAAGTAAAAACGCCATAGCTGCCAATTGTATCACCCGGACGAGTTATGAGCAGCTTGAAACCATTTTTGAGAATCTGTTTGCCAATAGTCAACGGGCCATCCAGACCCGGAAGAATTTGGAATCCTCCATAATCGGTCAGATTACTATTACAATTTGGAAGAAAAAAGACCAAATTGCGATCATTTTGCAAGACAACGGCCTTCCCTATAAGATGGTATCTGGACGGGGGCAACCACAGGTAAAAAGAATTATCAAAGATCTTGGCGGCAATTTTAGAAAATACCAAAATCCGTATCGCTTGTACCTTTCTTTTCCTTTCTTTGAGTCTAACCAAAAGGGGGATTAATTATGGATGTAAAAATTTTATTTTTTGATGACATTTTCAGCGAGTTATTTAGAAAAGTACATGATGAGAATGAATTGGTCTGGGATGACAACTGGGTTGCTTCACTTGAAAAGGCGCTTGTGGACCCGAATAACAGGCTGGGAGTGACCTTCACGCTTATTAAAACAGGCGAAATTGAAGCCTGGAAAAAGATTGTTGAAAAAGAACAACCCGATATTGTTATCATGGATTATTATTGGCCTGAACACGCCCTGAAAAAATATGGGGATCGGAAAAAAGGAGGAGAAATCAGTCTTGAAACTTTGTCGCAAATGCGAAAAGCATTTCCCAACTTACCCATGATTTCCTATACGATAAAGCCCGATCAACAGACGATGGAGGCGGCCTATAATAACGGGGTGACCTTATTTATGGAGAAGGTGGCGATGGCAGTACCGGAGGTCCACAACACTTTAAAATATATAATCATTTATATGATGCGATCAAAATGATCCTTTGAAATTTTGCCAAAAAATGAGCAAATAAGATCCCGATTGCGATACAGAAGATAAACTGTCACAACAATACGACTGTTTCTGTTTTATTTACTTGAGAGTACAAAGTTCTTTGACCGGCCAAGACTGGCTCGGACGGAATGAATCCGACTTTAACAAGTGGCTCCGAACTATAATATGGCTTCGAAGCGAAGGGGCATTCAGGAGACATTTTGTAACTTAATAGTATTTAAAAAGCACGGATCAATTTAAGACCCCAAACCCGGAAAGCTTTAAATATGTTTTATCACCTAACATCTCATACCACGTTTTTTGGGCCCCAGATTGTCCTTTTCAATCTGGTAGGCCATTTCAACCCACTCGCAAAGCAGCGGTCGGGTCTCCACCGGGTCGATGATATCCTCGATGCCGAATGCCTCTGCGGTTCTGAAGGGTGAGGCCACGGCACGATAGGTGTCCTGTAGTTTTTCAAGATATTCCCGAGGATTGTCGGCCGCCTCGATTTCTCTTCGGTGGGCCGCATAAACGCCCCCCTCAACCGGGATATTGCCCCATACTGCCGAGGGCCAGGCATACCGCCAACTCAATCGGAGCCCGCTTTTCTGTGCCCCACCGGCCACCCCAAAACATTTGCGGATATAGATCACCGCCATAGGGATGGTGGCCTGGATCATCGCGAAACTGGCCCGAACACCCTTGCGGATGGTTCCTTGGAGTTCGCTTTGGGAACCGATGGTAAATCCGGGTTGATCGGGAAAATTGACGATGGGAAGGTGAAAGGTGTCGCACATGTCAATGAAACGCTGAAATTTTTCAGCCACATCATAATTGAAGGACCCTCCCAAAAATCGGGGATCGTTGGCCAGTACGCCGACGGGATACCCGTTCAGGCGTGCCAGTGCGGTAATCTGGGAGCGCCCCTGATA
This window harbors:
- the elbB gene encoding isoprenoid biosynthesis glyoxalase ElbB, translated to MAKKKIGVLLSGCGVFDGTEIHEAVLTLLYLDQQGAEAVCMAPDIDQAHVINHLTQAETDETRNVLVESARIARGEIRNLAEVTADQIDALILPGGFGAAKNLSEFAFKGPDGAVNNQVQQLLEAMITAGKPIGALCIAPATVGMALKEKKPLLTVGSEEGVIGAMAAIGVRHQLCTVDDIAVDETHKIVTTPAYMLGPGIKDVAAGIEKLVKKVIALA
- a CDS encoding response regulator; protein product: MDVKILFFDDIFSELFRKVHDENELVWDDNWVASLEKALVDPNNRLGVTFTLIKTGEIEAWKKIVEKEQPDIVIMDYYWPEHALKKYGDRKKGGEISLETLSQMRKAFPNLPMISYTIKPDQQTMEAAYNNGVTLFMEKVAMAVPEVHNTLKYIIIYMMRSK